One window of Salegentibacter sp. Hel_I_6 genomic DNA carries:
- a CDS encoding RidA family protein, whose amino-acid sequence MKKIIKTDKAPAPIGPYNQAILTGNMLYISGQIAINPETNDLETKELKQETTRVMQNLKAILNEAGMDFENVIKTSIFISDMNNFSKINEVYGSYFNAETAPARETVEVANLPKFVNVEISAIAVKN is encoded by the coding sequence ATGAAAAAAATAATAAAAACCGACAAAGCACCGGCTCCTATTGGGCCTTACAACCAGGCTATTTTAACCGGCAATATGCTTTATATTTCAGGACAAATTGCAATTAACCCGGAAACTAATGATTTAGAAACAAAAGAACTTAAACAAGAAACCACCCGCGTTATGCAAAACTTAAAAGCTATTCTTAATGAGGCAGGAATGGATTTTGAAAACGTCATAAAAACCTCAATCTTTATTAGTGATATGAATAATTTTTCAAAAATAAACGAAGTTTACGGTTCTTATTTTAATGCCGAAACCGCTCCAGCCAGGGAGACTGTAGAAGTAGCTAATTTACCTAAATTTGTAAATGTTGAAATTAGCGCAATAGCGGTTAAAAATTAA
- a CDS encoding methylglyoxal synthase yields the protein MRTVAIIAHNGKKAEMVQFLNNHREALQAKNIKLIATGTTGAKTESAGFEVEKLLSGPLGGDAQIASRIAEGKVDMVIFFRDPLDKHPHEPDIFMLMRLCDVHDVPLATNPASAKLLMQAF from the coding sequence ATGAGAACAGTTGCAATTATAGCCCATAATGGAAAAAAAGCTGAAATGGTTCAATTTTTAAATAACCATAGGGAAGCTCTTCAGGCAAAAAATATTAAATTAATCGCTACCGGAACTACCGGAGCAAAAACTGAATCTGCCGGTTTTGAGGTAGAAAAATTACTTTCAGGACCACTTGGCGGAGATGCACAAATAGCTTCCCGTATTGCAGAAGGAAAAGTAGATATGGTAATTTTCTTTCGTGATCCTTTAGATAAACATCCGCACGAACCTGATATTTTTATGCTAATGCGGCTTTGTGATGTTCACGATGTTCCACTTGCTACCAATCCAGCCAGTGCAAAACTATTGATGCAGGCTTTTTAA
- the pfkA gene encoding 6-phosphofructokinase: MTKRIKRIGVMTSGGDSPGMNAAIRAVVRASAYYHVECVGFMRGFQGMIEGDYIELNARSVRNIINLGGTFLKSARSKEFLTKEGRAKAAKHLKEANVDAMILIGGDGTFKGGQVFSAEHNIPIIGVPGTIDNDIYGTHFTIGYDTALNTVIDAVDKIRDTASSHNRLFFVEVMGRDAGFIALNSGIGAGAEEILIPEEDLGLDRLLNSLERSRRSGKTSSIVIVSEGDKIGKNVFELAAYVKENLPYYDAKVSVLGHMQRGGSPTCFDRVLASRLCVKAVELALDGQKNIMVGMMNNEVQATDLDKALKSKPNINKDLLRISDILSV; encoded by the coding sequence ATGACAAAAAGAATAAAACGAATTGGAGTGATGACTTCCGGTGGGGATTCCCCCGGGATGAATGCTGCAATTAGAGCCGTAGTTAGAGCCAGTGCATACTATCATGTTGAATGTGTTGGTTTTATGAGGGGTTTTCAGGGTATGATAGAAGGTGACTATATTGAACTGAATGCCCGAAGCGTGCGTAATATTATAAATCTTGGAGGTACTTTTCTAAAATCGGCTAGGTCTAAAGAATTTCTAACTAAAGAAGGTCGTGCTAAGGCAGCGAAACATCTAAAAGAAGCCAATGTAGATGCTATGATTCTAATTGGAGGCGATGGTACCTTTAAAGGAGGCCAGGTCTTTAGTGCAGAACATAATATACCCATAATTGGCGTTCCGGGAACGATAGATAATGATATTTATGGTACACATTTTACCATTGGTTACGATACCGCTTTAAATACTGTAATTGATGCAGTAGATAAAATAAGAGATACTGCAAGTTCACACAATAGGCTGTTTTTTGTAGAAGTTATGGGTCGTGATGCAGGGTTTATCGCTTTAAATAGCGGAATTGGAGCCGGGGCTGAAGAAATTCTTATTCCTGAAGAAGATCTTGGCCTGGATAGATTACTAAATTCACTGGAACGCAGCCGACGTTCTGGAAAGACTTCAAGTATTGTAATTGTTTCTGAAGGAGATAAGATAGGTAAGAATGTTTTTGAATTGGCAGCTTATGTTAAAGAGAATTTACCTTATTATGACGCTAAAGTTTCGGTTTTAGGTCATATGCAACGAGGTGGAAGTCCTACTTGTTTTGATCGGGTATTAGCCAGTAGGTTATGTGTGAAAGCAGTTGAACTAGCATTGGATGGTCAAAAAAATATTATGGTAGGCATGATGAATAATGAAGTACAGGCCACTGACCTTGATAAAGCTTTAAAATCTAAACCAAATATTAACAAAGATTTGCTTCGCATTTCTGATATTTTATCTGTATAA
- a CDS encoding translocation/assembly module TamB domain-containing protein produces MIVFSIPAVQTGVANRITNSINDNNDVKIFVDRVSLTYFGRVKINGIYIEDHHKNTLIFSEEVRTSLMGIRNLLSNNPRFGNTYLEGLELNMRKYKGEDIDNLAHFIRKMSTEPTGDSTQFELVVDRVEISDANYSFINEDSENPEFVVLDSLNIYGRDLKIKGSDVSVNIERLRGNEKRGLKIDNLNTQFFYSPEQMVFDDLTIQTPQSLVNADLEFNYKTEDFSDFVNKVEVKGVFRESIISSTDLQAFYAEFGNNQIMQIDTEIEGVLNNFILTNLQLTGMDRSRVAGKINVEGAFSQGGEDFKLTGDFSDFTSNYYDLVNLLPGDLRGKLPENLREFGNLRMQGDAIITRSNLDADVIIKTQLGSAEADVILRGFDNSQNVTYQGKLIFLDVNIGKLTNNDNLGKTSFNLDIDGVGFDAETLNAELKGQISKLQFNGYTYQGIRVIGNLRNPVFNGLLMANDPNLKMEFNGLADLSEDINNYDFEASVGYADLKALNFVSRDSLSIFKGDVIMNMKGTDIDDAFGEILLLNTSYQNQDDLYYFDDFSVVSSFEGPVRTLSINSPDVISGEIKGEFNLSEIRPLIENSLGSIYTNYQPRTITNNQYLEFDFDIYNQIIEVFYPEINLAPNTFIRGRLASDESEFKVNFRSPKIDLFGNMLETVNLNVDNQNPIFNTYFEADSVATDFYNFSEFSFINVTQRDTLFIRSEFQGGKNNEDFFNLNLFHTINEDNKSVVGVQRSDLTFKNNTWFINEEGNKNNKIIFDLDFKDIMIDSLVMSHKNEEIRLSGVMRDSTYKDFKMEFDDVDIGKITPDIDSLKLAGRLDGKFDLLQENGAYYPNTNLQVDSLNINDNLLGKLVLEVEGDETLSNYAINANLRKNGNESLNAVGNIDVSGSEPSIEMKVDLEELNLAAFSPLGGEVIGNIRGGASGSAQVSGNYKNPDFSGEISLRNAGLRVPYLNIDLDFNDEAVINLSQQEFVFEDVEIVDTKYNTRGTLNGSIGHKNFTEWNLDLNINTDRLLVLDTEGDEDALYYGTAFISGDASLTGPTDQLVIDITATTERGTVFKIPLSDTESVGDNSYIHFLSPEEKSAREAGQSIELPEVTGVELIFDLDVTNEAEVEVVVDQTSGSTLRGRGSGNLLLEINTNGKFNMWGDFVVYEGVYNFKYAGLVQKVFNVESGGSINWNGDPTDAELDVSAIYALNANPAVLLENPSINRKIPVEVIINLQGEIEQPDITFDIAFPNASSVVRSELEYRMDDRASKELQALFLVTQGAFYSEFGLRQNAITGTLAERASSIVNDIFAGDDGKFQVGVNYVQGDRTPDQQTVDRFGLTLSTQISDRVIINGQVGVPIGGVTESIIVGDLEIDFLLNEDGTLRAKVFNRENNIQFIGEEIGFTQGVGLSYSVDFDTFKELIRKIASTEIKSANSEVESNDTSRPESPDYIRFPDDNSN; encoded by the coding sequence TTGATTGTTTTTTCCATTCCAGCGGTACAAACAGGGGTCGCAAACCGTATTACCAATTCCATTAACGATAATAATGATGTAAAAATTTTTGTAGACCGGGTAAGTTTAACTTACTTCGGAAGGGTGAAAATTAATGGAATTTACATTGAAGATCATCATAAAAATACCTTAATTTTTTCTGAAGAAGTTCGTACTTCACTAATGGGCATTAGAAACCTGCTTAGCAACAATCCGCGCTTTGGTAATACGTATTTAGAAGGTTTAGAGCTAAATATGCGCAAATATAAAGGTGAAGATATTGATAATCTCGCGCACTTTATTCGGAAAATGAGCACTGAACCAACTGGTGATTCTACCCAATTTGAATTGGTGGTAGACCGCGTAGAAATTAGCGATGCTAATTATAGTTTTATAAACGAAGACAGTGAAAATCCTGAGTTTGTTGTACTGGATAGTTTAAATATTTACGGTAGGGATTTAAAGATAAAAGGTTCTGATGTTAGCGTAAATATTGAAAGACTTCGAGGAAATGAAAAACGCGGATTAAAAATAGATAATTTAAATACACAGTTTTTCTATAGTCCAGAACAGATGGTGTTTGACGATCTTACTATCCAGACGCCACAATCTTTGGTGAATGCCGATCTTGAATTTAATTACAAAACTGAAGATTTTTCTGATTTTGTGAACAAAGTAGAAGTAAAGGGGGTATTTAGAGAAAGTATTATTTCCAGTACAGATTTACAGGCATTTTATGCTGAATTTGGTAATAACCAAATTATGCAAATCGATACAGAAATTGAGGGAGTCTTAAACAATTTTATACTCACAAATCTCCAGCTAACCGGGATGGACCGTAGTAGGGTAGCAGGAAAAATTAATGTGGAAGGTGCATTTTCACAGGGCGGTGAAGATTTTAAATTAACAGGAGACTTTAGCGATTTCACCAGTAATTATTATGACCTGGTAAACTTATTACCTGGCGACCTTCGGGGAAAACTACCTGAAAACCTGCGTGAATTTGGTAATTTAAGAATGCAGGGAGATGCTATTATTACGCGTTCTAATTTAGATGCTGACGTGATTATAAAAACCCAATTAGGATCAGCTGAAGCTGATGTTATTTTGCGGGGATTTGATAATTCTCAAAACGTAACTTACCAGGGAAAATTAATTTTTTTAGATGTAAATATTGGGAAACTTACCAATAACGATAATTTAGGAAAAACCAGTTTCAACCTTGATATCGACGGTGTGGGATTTGATGCTGAAACCTTAAATGCCGAATTAAAAGGACAAATATCTAAATTACAATTCAATGGTTACACATACCAGGGAATTAGAGTGATAGGTAACCTTAGAAATCCTGTTTTTAATGGCCTTTTAATGGCTAATGATCCTAATTTAAAAATGGAATTCAATGGTTTGGCAGATCTTTCTGAAGATATCAATAATTACGATTTTGAAGCTTCGGTAGGTTACGCCGATTTAAAGGCCCTAAATTTTGTTTCCCGCGATAGCCTTTCCATCTTTAAAGGAGATGTGATTATGAATATGAAAGGCACCGATATAGACGATGCTTTTGGAGAGATCTTATTGCTCAATACTTCCTATCAAAATCAGGATGATCTTTATTATTTTGACGATTTTAGTGTTGTCTCCAGTTTTGAAGGACCGGTGAGAACCTTGAGTATAAACTCACCCGATGTAATTAGTGGGGAGATTAAAGGAGAATTTAATTTATCTGAAATAAGGCCTTTAATTGAAAATTCCCTGGGAAGTATTTACACCAATTACCAGCCTAGAACCATAACGAATAATCAATATCTGGAATTCGATTTTGATATTTATAACCAAATAATAGAAGTTTTTTATCCGGAAATTAATCTCGCTCCAAATACTTTTATTCGTGGGCGTTTAGCTTCAGATGAATCTGAATTCAAGGTTAATTTTCGATCTCCAAAAATTGATCTGTTCGGGAATATGCTGGAAACGGTGAATCTAAATGTGGATAACCAAAATCCTATTTTCAATACTTATTTTGAAGCCGATAGTGTTGCTACAGATTTCTATAATTTTTCAGAATTCAGTTTTATTAACGTAACCCAGCGCGACACACTTTTTATTAGATCGGAATTTCAGGGAGGAAAAAACAATGAAGATTTTTTTAACTTAAATCTCTTTCACACAATAAACGAGGATAATAAATCTGTGGTAGGGGTTCAACGTTCAGATTTAACTTTTAAAAATAATACCTGGTTTATTAATGAAGAGGGAAATAAAAATAACAAGATAATATTCGATCTCGATTTTAAAGATATTATGATAGATTCTTTGGTGATGAGTCATAAGAATGAAGAAATACGGCTTAGCGGCGTAATGCGAGATTCTACTTATAAAGATTTTAAAATGGAGTTTGATGATGTTGATATTGGCAAGATAACCCCAGATATTGATAGTCTTAAACTGGCGGGAAGGCTTGATGGAAAATTTGATCTATTACAGGAAAATGGCGCGTATTATCCCAATACTAATTTGCAAGTAGATTCTTTGAATATTAATGATAACCTGTTGGGAAAGTTAGTGCTCGAGGTAGAAGGCGATGAAACTCTTAGCAATTATGCCATAAATGCAAACCTGCGAAAAAATGGAAATGAGTCTTTAAACGCAGTCGGGAATATAGATGTTAGTGGGAGTGAACCCAGTATCGAAATGAAAGTAGATTTAGAAGAATTAAACCTTGCCGCATTTAGTCCCCTGGGAGGAGAAGTTATTGGTAACATTCGAGGCGGTGCATCGGGAAGTGCACAGGTTTCAGGAAATTATAAGAATCCTGATTTTTCAGGAGAAATTAGCTTAAGAAATGCTGGTTTAAGGGTTCCATACCTTAACATCGATCTGGATTTTAATGATGAAGCGGTTATTAATTTAAGTCAGCAGGAATTTGTTTTTGAAGATGTAGAAATTGTAGATACAAAATATAATACCCGTGGAACTTTAAACGGAAGTATAGGCCACAAAAATTTTACAGAGTGGAATTTAGATCTTAATATCAATACCGATAGGTTACTTGTTTTAGATACCGAAGGAGATGAAGACGCACTTTATTACGGGACCGCCTTTATAAGTGGCGATGCAAGTCTTACTGGACCTACAGATCAATTAGTGATAGATATTACAGCTACAACCGAGCGTGGTACTGTTTTTAAAATTCCATTAAGCGATACAGAATCAGTTGGCGACAACTCTTATATTCATTTTTTAAGTCCTGAAGAGAAATCTGCTCGAGAAGCCGGCCAAAGTATAGAGCTTCCAGAAGTAACCGGTGTTGAACTAATTTTTGATCTCGATGTAACCAATGAAGCTGAAGTAGAAGTGGTGGTAGATCAAACAAGTGGTAGTACGTTAAGAGGAAGAGGTTCGGGTAATTTATTATTGGAGATAAATACCAACGGTAAATTTAATATGTGGGGTGATTTTGTGGTGTATGAAGGGGTTTATAATTTTAAATATGCCGGCCTGGTTCAAAAGGTTTTCAATGTTGAGTCTGGAGGTAGTATAAACTGGAATGGTGATCCTACAGATGCAGAGTTAGATGTTAGTGCCATTTATGCTCTAAACGCTAACCCGGCTGTGCTACTGGAAAATCCATCTATTAACAGAAAAATCCCTGTGGAAGTAATTATTAATCTACAGGGCGAAATAGAGCAACCAGATATTACTTTTGATATTGCTTTTCCTAATGCCAGCTCTGTGGTAAGGTCGGAATTGGAATATAGAATGGACGACAGGGCGAGTAAGGAGCTTCAGGCATTATTTCTCGTAACTCAGGGTGCATTTTACAGTGAATTTGGCCTAAGACAAAATGCGATTACAGGAACTCTTGCTGAAAGAGCTTCAAGTATTGTAAATGATATTTTTGCTGGAGATGATGGTAAATTTCAGGTAGGCGTAAATTACGTGCAGGGTGACCGTACACCAGATCAGCAAACCGTAGATCGTTTTGGGTTAACACTTTCAACACAAATTAGCGATAGGGTAATTATTAATGGCCAGGTAGGGGTTCCTATTGGAGGGGTAACTGAGTCTATTATTGTTGGTGACCTTGAGATAGACTTCCTTTTAAATGAAGACGGAACACTAAGGGCTAAGGTTTTTAACCGTGAAAATAATATTCAATTTATAGGGGAGGAAATAGGATTCACACAAGGCGTTGGATTATCATATTCTGTAGATTTTGATACTTTTAAAGAATTGATAAGGAAAATTGCCAGCACCGAAATCAAATCGGCTAATAGTGAAGTAGAATCTAATGATACTTCACGCCCCGAAAGTCCAGATTATATACGTTTTCCAGATGATAATTCAAATTAA
- the tsaD gene encoding tRNA (adenosine(37)-N6)-threonylcarbamoyltransferase complex transferase subunit TsaD, which yields MASQNIYILGIESSCDDTAAAVLHNGKILSNIVATQEVHQKYGGVVPELASRAHQQNIVPVIHQALAGANIDKKDVSAIAFTRGPGLMGSLLVGTSFAKSLSLGLGIPLIEVNHMQAHILAHFIEEDGFKKPEFPFLALTISGGHTQIVKVSNYFEMEVIGETTDDAVGEAFDKSAKILGLPYPGGPLIDKYAKEGNPKAFPFPNPKVADLNFSFSGFKTSVLYFVQKQTKENPDFIAENLKDICASIQFSIVRILMDKLKKAVKKTGINQIAIAGGVSANSGIRNALMEAEKKYGWNCFIPKFEYTTDNAAMIAIAGHYKFLEQDFSDYSITAQARYKF from the coding sequence ATGGCTTCACAAAATATTTACATATTAGGGATCGAATCTTCCTGCGACGATACGGCCGCAGCGGTACTACATAACGGTAAAATACTATCTAACATTGTAGCAACCCAGGAAGTACATCAAAAATATGGAGGCGTTGTTCCAGAACTCGCTTCCAGAGCGCATCAACAAAATATTGTTCCCGTGATTCACCAGGCATTGGCCGGCGCAAATATCGATAAAAAAGATGTATCTGCAATTGCTTTTACACGTGGTCCCGGACTTATGGGTTCTCTTTTGGTTGGCACCTCTTTCGCAAAGTCATTATCTTTAGGATTAGGAATACCACTTATTGAAGTTAACCATATGCAAGCGCATATTTTAGCTCATTTTATTGAAGAAGATGGTTTTAAAAAACCAGAGTTTCCATTTCTGGCCTTAACCATTAGCGGCGGCCACACCCAAATTGTAAAAGTTTCTAATTATTTTGAAATGGAGGTTATTGGGGAAACTACCGATGATGCAGTGGGCGAAGCTTTTGATAAAAGTGCCAAAATTTTAGGACTACCCTATCCAGGCGGGCCTTTAATAGACAAATATGCAAAAGAAGGAAATCCTAAAGCCTTTCCGTTTCCAAATCCTAAAGTTGCAGATTTGAATTTTAGCTTTAGCGGATTTAAAACTTCGGTGCTTTATTTTGTGCAAAAACAAACCAAAGAAAATCCAGATTTTATTGCTGAAAACTTAAAAGATATATGTGCTTCTATTCAATTTTCTATCGTTAGGATCTTAATGGACAAACTGAAAAAAGCAGTAAAGAAAACCGGAATTAATCAAATTGCCATCGCCGGTGGGGTTTCCGCCAATAGCGGTATTAGAAATGCTTTAATGGAAGCTGAAAAAAAATACGGATGGAATTGTTTTATTCCAAAATTTGAATATACTACAGATAATGCAGCCATGATAGCCATTGCAGGGCATTATAAATTTTTAGAACAGGATTTTTCAGACTATTCTATTACTGCCCAGGCACGTTATAAATTTTAA
- a CDS encoding 16S rRNA (uracil(1498)-N(3))-methyltransferase: MQLFYTPNIEKTDKQIIFPKDESRHIAKVLRKNQGDILKVTNGKGSLFTAEITEANPKQCLAKVIEVEEERSKKYRLHLAVAPTKMNDRYEWFLEKATEIGVDEITPIICDHSERKSVKLNRYERVLQSAMKQSLHFSLPLLNEAISFSDFMASEINGQKFIAHCEEGMPRLSLKNESKAEEKITILIGPEGDFSSEEIKKAMEKEWKAVTLGASRLRTETAAIVACHTVALINQR, translated from the coding sequence ATGCAACTTTTCTACACCCCTAATATTGAAAAAACCGATAAGCAAATAATCTTTCCAAAAGACGAAAGCAGGCATATAGCAAAGGTTTTAAGAAAAAATCAAGGGGATATTTTAAAAGTCACCAATGGAAAAGGTTCTTTATTTACTGCAGAGATTACTGAAGCTAATCCCAAACAATGCCTGGCAAAAGTTATTGAGGTTGAAGAAGAAAGATCAAAGAAATACAGGTTGCATCTTGCTGTAGCACCCACAAAAATGAACGATAGATATGAGTGGTTTTTAGAAAAAGCTACAGAAATTGGCGTTGACGAAATCACTCCCATAATATGTGATCACAGCGAAAGAAAATCAGTTAAATTGAATCGCTACGAACGGGTCTTACAAAGTGCCATGAAACAATCCCTGCATTTTAGTTTACCGCTTTTGAATGAAGCTATTAGTTTTTCAGATTTTATGGCATCTGAAATCAATGGACAAAAATTTATTGCCCATTGCGAAGAAGGAATGCCAAGACTTTCCTTGAAAAACGAGTCTAAGGCTGAAGAAAAAATCACTATTCTTATTGGCCCCGAAGGAGATTTTTCTTCTGAAGAAATAAAAAAGGCTATGGAAAAAGAATGGAAAGCAGTGACTTTGGGAGCTAGCAGGTTAAGAACTGAAACGGCAGCTATAGTGGCCTGCCATACGGTCGCATTAATAAATCAGCGGTAA
- a CDS encoding DUF4159 domain-containing protein, producing MLNFRKVLFLIFVFGINLGLSSQEIALLKYNGGGDWYANPTSLPNLITFANKNAGTSLKAKPITVTPGSSDIFQYPFVHMTGHGNVVFDDREAENLRNYLLSGGFIHIDDNYGMQQYLEKELKKIFPEKELEELPANHPIFSSAFNFPNGLPKIHEHDNKPPKAFGIFENNRLVLLFTVESDLGDGWESPEVHNDPEEVRLKALKMGANILKYVFEN from the coding sequence ATGTTGAATTTCAGAAAAGTCTTATTCCTAATTTTTGTCTTCGGTATAAATCTGGGATTATCCTCCCAGGAAATCGCGCTTTTAAAATACAACGGTGGTGGTGATTGGTACGCCAATCCTACTTCACTACCCAATCTTATCACCTTTGCAAATAAAAATGCAGGAACCAGTTTAAAAGCTAAACCAATTACAGTAACACCGGGAAGTTCAGATATTTTTCAATACCCATTTGTACATATGACGGGACACGGAAATGTGGTCTTCGACGATCGGGAAGCTGAGAACCTTAGAAATTATTTATTAAGTGGGGGTTTCATACATATTGATGACAATTATGGAATGCAGCAGTATTTAGAAAAAGAGCTAAAGAAAATATTTCCAGAAAAGGAACTGGAAGAGTTACCTGCAAACCACCCTATTTTTAGTTCAGCTTTTAATTTTCCTAATGGATTGCCAAAGATTCACGAGCACGACAATAAGCCACCAAAGGCATTTGGAATTTTTGAAAATAATAGACTTGTACTTCTATTTACTGTAGAAAGTGATCTTGGGGATGGTTGGGAGAGTCCAGAAGTTCACAACGACCCTGAAGAAGTTCGCTTAAAAGCTTTAAAAATGGGTGCCAATATTTTAAAATACGTTTTTGAAAATTAA
- a CDS encoding TrmH family RNA methyltransferase has protein sequence MKQLTHFDDKFNKQKFPIILLLDNITGEANIGSIFRIADAFNVEKIVFSGTEPNLQSRRLQKTSRNTHKTLKYEFTDDAMGFIQNLKEHYEVYALEITSTSAPIEEFQYSAEKKGIILILGNEASGINKDLLEFSDNHLHINMFGQNSSMNVAQATGIALYEISKTIFAFVKK, from the coding sequence ATGAAGCAACTTACTCATTTTGACGATAAATTCAATAAACAAAAGTTTCCTATCATTCTTTTGTTAGATAATATTACCGGGGAAGCAAACATTGGAAGCATCTTTAGAATTGCCGATGCATTTAATGTAGAGAAGATCGTGTTTTCAGGGACTGAACCTAATCTTCAAAGTCGTAGACTTCAAAAAACTTCAAGAAATACGCACAAAACTCTTAAATATGAATTTACCGATGATGCAATGGGCTTCATTCAAAATCTAAAAGAACATTATGAGGTCTATGCACTGGAAATCACATCAACCAGTGCTCCTATTGAAGAATTTCAATATTCTGCAGAGAAAAAAGGAATTATTCTAATTTTAGGAAATGAAGCTTCTGGAATAAATAAAGATTTATTAGAATTTTCAGATAATCATTTGCATATCAATATGTTTGGTCAAAATAGCAGTATGAATGTCGCACAAGCAACAGGAATTGCGTTATACGAAATATCAAAAACAATATTTGCTTTCGTTAAGAAATAA